The following coding sequences are from one Ctenopharyngodon idella isolate HZGC_01 chromosome 17, HZGC01, whole genome shotgun sequence window:
- the fam161b gene encoding protein FAM161B, whose protein sequence is MDQMTMISPTLDLSRSEEGDNVHVLENLLSFKEDRKKSELSLEVHLEALKAKRKQQLENLELQHQTGLEKRVLQNSLLTSSTEWILKTNILQQSISDHDGRYSENRKHHSSKVILRNFTSSGIKPPRTTGTNSQGTVTERQRKPLPQDSQKAKEEAELVECQKQFRVAPVPEHIIKPLYNDLIHEQERLRKEGREQRRDFLLTMQKPFSFHKREEKKQERLKEYKSEKTQAVCVRKPIPKAVSDPRFPEQLKEQEQQRKIRIHLRAQETLKASSAPIQRKEASADSQSRSAQKSKNKMLGYLDQKLSFRPKTNAAVPDFDKLYQAFQQKAMETAERRDVTQCKPFQLRTSALQPRHRSPENPQKSSDKMNLKRSSSFGGLTSLSMDTLPTYITDAARKRSMAVRRSLELKDLKEQENAEWMKQHRIKSQAMSRAVAMRAKAMDPHKSLKEVYQEKLKQHRQADLERMKDYQKELKEIKSRVTARPYLFEQVSQENAKNNAERRYKNTLEQAGLDENFVRSKGESSKDNDSVNEDHYSTESETQKSAGSGEDSVTNEEEKEGNVETKEEELC, encoded by the exons ATGGATCAGATGACAATG ATCTCTCCCACTTTAGATTTATCTAGATCTGAAGAGGGAGACAATGTGCACGTTTTGGAAAACCTGCTGTCCTTCAAGGAGGACAGGAAGAAGTCTGAACTATCTCTTGAGGTCCATTTGGAGGCTCTGAAGGCCAAACGCAAGCAGCAGCTGGAGAATTTAGAGCTTCAGCACCAGACTGGGCTGGAGAAGAGGGTCCTGCAGAACTCACTGCTCACCAGCAGCACTGAGTGGATACTTAAAACCAATATACTGCAGCAGAGCATCAGCGATCATGATGGCCGATACTCTGAGAACCGCAAACACCACAG CTCAAAGGTGATTCTGCGGAATTTTACATCAAGTGGAATCAAGCCACCAAGAACTACTGGAACGAATTCTCAGGGAACGGTGACAGAGAGGCAGAGGAAGCCTCTCCCCCAAGATTCACAGAAAGCCAAAGAGGAGGCAGAACTGGTTGAGTGTCAGAAACAGTTTCGTGTTGCTCCCGTCCCTGAGCACATCATTAAACCTCTTTATAATGACCTCATCCATGAACAAGAGCGCTTGAGGAAGGAAGGTCGTGAGCAGAGGAGAGATTTCCTCTTGACCATGCAGAAGCCCTTCAGTTTCcacaagagggaggagaagaagCAAGAGAGGTTGAAGGAGTATAAAAGTGAAAAAACACAAGCAGTTTGTGTGAGGAAACCTATACCCAAAGCAGTTTCAGACCCCAGGTTTCCTGAACAGTTAAAAG AACAGGAGCAGCAAAGGAAGATTCGCATTCATCTGAGAGCTCAGGAGACTCTGAAAGCTTCCTCAGCACCTATTCAAAGGAAGGAAGCCAGTGCAGATAGCCAAAGCCGCAGTGCTCAGAAGAGCAAAAACAAGATGCTGGGTTACTTGGACCAGAAGCTGTCCTTCAGACCTAAAACTAACGCCGCTGTGCCTGACTTTGACAAGCTCTACCAGGCCTTTCAACAGAAGGCAATGGAGACAGCAGAGAGGAGAGATGTCACTCAGTGTAAACCCTTCCAGCTGCGCACATCTGCACTACAGCCACGCCACAGGAGTCCAGAAAACCCACAG AAATCTTCAGACAAAATGAATCTAAAGAGAAGCAGTTCATTTGGTGGCCTGACATCACTGTCTATGGATACTCTTCCAACTTACATAACAGATGCTGCCAGGAAAAGATCCATGGCTGTAAG GAGATCTCTGGAGCTGAAGGACCTCAAGGAGCAGGAGAACGCAGAGTGGATGAAGCAGCACAGAATCAAATCTCAAGCTATGAGCAGGGCAGTGGCAATGAGAGCCAAAGCAATGGACCCCCATAAGAGTCTTAAAGAGGTCTACCAGGAGAAACTCAAACAGCATCG GCAAGCTGATCTGGAGAGAATGAAAGATTATCAAAAAGAGCTGAAGGAAATCAAATCACGAGTGACAGCTCGCCCGTACCTCTTTGAGCAGGTGTCGCAG GAAAATGCCAAGAATAATGCTGAACGTAGATATAAGAATACTTTGGAACAAGCAGGTTTGGATGAAAATTTCGTGAGATCAAAGGGAGAATCAAGCAAGGACAATGACTCTGTGAATGAGGATCATTACAGCACTGAAAGCGAAACCCAGAAGAG TGCAGGAAGTGGGGAAGACAGTGTCACAAATGAGGAGGAAAAAGAAGGGAATGTGGAAACCaaagaggaagagttgtgcTGA
- the coq6 gene encoding ubiquinone biosynthesis monooxygenase COQ6, mitochondrial — MFTLAKARLTVFGIGRQCVAVRALNGARAVRRGVASSERDEESSTSENELFDIIISGGGMVGTAMACSLGLDPNLTGKKILLLEAGHKKQMDKVPETYSTRVSSISPGSATLLSGLGAWDHIVNMRCKPYNKMQVWDACSDALITFDKENLQDEMAYIVENDVIVAALTKQLQTLSDHVKVQYRTKVVKYTWPRPYHVSESIPWVQLTLANGKTLHTKLLIGADGPNSMVRREAGIPTVKWNYDQSAVVAVLHLSEPTENNVAWQRFLPTGPIAMLPLSDTESSLVWSTSHQHAEELLQLDEESFVDAINSAFWSNENHSELVETAGSLFRTALSVLMPDSGSARQLPPSVAGIGPKSRVMFPLGMGHASEYIRHRVALIGDAAHRVHPLAGQGANLGFGDVAYLTQVLSQAAFNGKDLGAMQHLLEFETERQRHNLPMMAAIDLMKRMYSSNAAPVVLLRTFGLQATNALPPVKEQIMAYASK; from the exons ATGTTTACTTTGGCGAAAGCTAGGCTAACTGTGTTCGGGATAGGACGGCAGTGTGTGGCAGTGAGGGCACTCAATGGAGCGCGAGCGGTGCGCAGAGGCGTCGCGTCCTCCGAGCGCGATGAGGAGTCCAGCACATCTGAAAACGAGCTCTTTGACATTATAATATCCGGCGGGGGAATGGTGGGCACCGCTATGGCATGTTCGttgg GTTTAGATCCAAATTTAACAGGGAAGAAGATTCTTCTGCTGGAAGCTGGTCACAAAAAACAGATGGACAAGGTCCCAGAGACCTACAGTACAAGGGTCAGCTCCATCAGTCCAGGTTCAGCAACACTTCTTAGTG GTCTTGGTGCTTGGGACCATATTGTAAATATGAGATGCAAGCCATATAATAAAATGCAG GTTTGGGATGCTTGTTCAGATGCCCTGATTACATTTGATAAGGAGAATCTGCAGGACGAGATGGCTTACATCGTTGAGAACGACGTCATTGTGGCCGCCCTCACCAAACAGCTGCAGACTCTCTCTG ACCATGTTAAAGTGCAGTACCGGACAAAAGTGGTGAAATACACCTGGCCCCGTCCTTACCATGTCTCTGAGTCCATCCCTTGGGTTCAGTTGACTCTAGCGAATGGAAAGACTctccacaccaaacttttg ATTGGTGCTGATGGGCCAAACTCAATGGTGCGGAGAGAGGCAGGCATCCCCACGGTCAAATGGAATTACGATCAGTCAGCAGTCGTcgctgttctgcatttgtctgAG CCCACAGAAAATAACGTGGCCTGGCAGAGATTCCTCCCAACCGGCCCCATTGCGATGCTTCCT TTGTCAGACACTGAGAGTTCACTGGTCTGGTCTACCAGTCATCAGCATGCTGAAGAACTTCTACAGCTGGATGAGGAGAGCTTTGTGGATGCCATTAACTCTGCATTT TGGAGTAATGAGAACCATTCTGAGCTGGTAGAGACTGCCGGCTCTCTGTTCCGGACTGCCCTATCTGTCCTGATGCCTGACAGCGGCTCAGCACGTCAGCTTCCACCTAGCGTTGCAGGCATTGGCCCAAAGAGCCGGGTTATGTTCCCGTTAGGCATGGGTCATGCCTCAGAATACATCCGGCACCGAGTGGCACTCATTGG AGATGCTGCACATCGCGTCCATCCTTTAGCAGGCCAAGGTGCCAATCTAGGCTTTGGCGATGTGGCCTATCTCACACAAGTTCTTAGCCAAGCAGCATTTAATGGAAAAGACCTTG GAGCCATGCagcacctgttggagtttgagACTGAACGTCAGCGACACAATCTTCCCATGATGGCAGCCATTGACCTCATGAAGAGGATGTATTCCTCTAATGCCGCCCCTGTGGTTCTACTGAGAACCTTCGGCCTTCAGGCTACCAACGCACTGCCACCAGTTAAA GAGCAGATCATGGCTTACGCCAGCAAGTAA